The following proteins are encoded in a genomic region of Enterocloster clostridioformis:
- a CDS encoding endonuclease III domain-containing protein, whose product MTKEKLALEIIGRLKKEYPDAGCTLDYDHAWKLLVSVRLAAQCTDARVNVVVEDLYAKYPDVDALAEADVEDIERIVKPCGLGHSKARDISACMKILKEQYGGKVPDDFDALLKLPGVGRKSANLIMGDVFGKPAIVTDTHCIRLVNRMGLVDGIKEPKKVEMALWKLVPPEEGSDFCHRLVFHGRDVCTARTKPHCESCCLNDICKKAGVE is encoded by the coding sequence ATGACTAAGGAAAAACTAGCATTGGAAATCATAGGCCGCCTGAAAAAAGAATATCCCGATGCAGGCTGTACCCTGGACTATGACCATGCGTGGAAGCTGCTGGTCAGTGTACGTCTGGCGGCACAGTGTACAGATGCAAGGGTGAACGTGGTGGTTGAGGACCTTTACGCCAAATATCCGGATGTGGATGCCCTGGCAGAGGCGGATGTGGAAGACATTGAACGGATTGTGAAGCCCTGCGGCCTGGGACACAGCAAGGCCAGGGACATAAGCGCCTGCATGAAGATACTGAAGGAACAGTATGGAGGCAAGGTGCCGGATGACTTTGACGCCCTGTTAAAGCTTCCCGGAGTGGGAAGAAAGAGCGCCAACCTGATTATGGGGGATGTGTTTGGAAAACCTGCCATTGTGACGGACACACACTGCATCCGCCTGGTGAACCGCATGGGTTTGGTGGATGGAATCAAGGAGCCCAAGAAGGTGGAGATGGCTCTGTGGAAGCTTGTACCGCCTGAGGAGGGCAGCGATTTCTGCCACAGGCTGGTATTCCATGGCCGGGACGTCTGCACGGCCAGGACAAAACCCCACTGCGAGTCATGCTGTCTCAATGATATCTGCAAAAAAGCGGGAGTGGAATAA